The Scomber japonicus isolate fScoJap1 chromosome 12, fScoJap1.pri, whole genome shotgun sequence sequence accaacccaccaaccaaccacccaaccaaccgACCACCCAACCGACCACCcaaccaacaaaccaaccacccaaccaaccaaccaaccaaccacacaaccaatcaaccaaccccccaaccaaccaacccaccaaccacccaaccaaccaaccaaacaaccaaccactcaaccacccaaccaaccacccaacccaccaaccacccaaccaaccaaccaaccacccaacccaccaaccaacccaccaaccacccaaccaacaaAATACACCGACAATACCATGCTGTTGTTTTACCTTCatcatgactgaacaaaacatcTTCACATCCAAACTTGAccaaatttaatgtttaaaactattttttcactttttttaggCCTGTGTTAGAAATCCTCTTTATTGactgaatgtacaaataaaatctgagttagttaaaagcaacaagtgatagaaagctctgctcatttctctgtgatgaagctgttttaatgattaactAGAAAGTTCAGAGACTGACtgacaaacatgaactttgcactttgaatgagatcctgaaatgaagacagaagaaaatattgaattattaaactttatttattgtgtaaagcttcagtttgttcacacatccaatcagtaaagtctgttaaatgactcttgttcaatgatttcatgttcagattcatttcaaccacacaatcaatcacagaatgtcagctatgtacaagaacttAATAAATGATCTACTTATTGATTagtatcatgattattattgttttataacaCTTAATAACACCTGATTTATATGTGATATTGGACAACATGTATAACTATGAATGTAAATgcaacaatacatttctttactgATTCACAAAGTCATGAGagcaaaatatgtttgataaaggaaggtctgatttttctctgttaagaccgatgagatggaaaagaaacaagagcacaaagtttcagtttccatgttgagaaaagcaagtttgtgtttctatatatgaagaaaatcatcatgagcagtgatagcctctctgctgaaacacacaagcaagaaagagcatcacataaagaaactcaaatatttacataacataacaacagatgagaagatgttaaagttgtccatcaaacttgattgacagctgatctctgtgcagCACAGAAACACCTCAGCAAAGAGCTCTCAGCAACAATGACAGAGACAAAATAACTGTCTGTCCCTCAAATGACTTAtgactatttcactttacacaactcagctgtgtctCCAAAAGAATAAATCttaagtccagcatagagaggctgagtgaatgtggtctggactctgtggaggagagtcatggtttcagagactctgtagaaggacagaatacctgctctgtgatccaggtacactccgactctggaggaacgaggacctgagacgggagttgaGATGTTGTTGAACCACAATTCATATTTGTAATTGTCACAATAAaaagcccaagatttgtcattgcGTCCaaatttacattcatttgagtttcctgctctgctgatattcttgtatgcgactgctacacgAACTGCTCCTCTcaactccacctcccagtaacaacgtccagtcagactctctctactcagaaCCTGTTGATAtacagtgaatctgtctggatgactagaataagactgttgtcGACTCACTcgttctgcttttctgttcccatcagataataacagctgtgtgtgtgctgtgtttggatccagagtgatttcatgtgaatatcttaagaatccagctctggtcttgggctctgatTTTgattctgacagtaaaacgtccacttcagtcactgtcagtgagatgtttgtccatttctccttcaggacgtcctgtagtttatctctgagctctgacacagctgctgtcacatcctcaaagtatctcagaggacggatattgatgctggatgagtctgtaggttcactgagttgtgacactgaggggtagttgtgtagaaactggttgtgatcctctgtgtgtgagagctgcttcagttcagcgtctttcctcttcagctcagtgatctcctgctgcagcttctcctgaagctctttgactcgattcacttcagtttcctgctgggatctgatctgctgcttcacatcagagcttcttttctggaggagacggatcagctcagCGAAggtcttctcactgtcctccactgctttatcagcagagcgactgacggcctccacctcctgttgaagcagcttcacatctttctctctgtcctggattctctgctggatgtttagtcgactcacctcgagctctctctgcctctcagtcctttctgctgcagctgggactgtgtcgtggcctttatgttcatccatagtgcacagataacagatacacttcttatctgtacgacagaatatcttcatcacctcatcatgacgagagcagatgttctcctggagcttctccgagggctcgaccagcttgtgtttctttaatttggttgattcaaagtgagactggaggtgattctcacagtaagacatCAGACACGTCAGACAGGACTTGagggctttcagcttcctcccagtgcagacatcacaggccacatcttcaggtccagcatagcagagaCCAGCATCAGCAGATTGGaatccagtcttcttcagctcctccactaaatctgctaacatggtgttttttaccaggacaggcctcggtgtgaaggtctgtctgcactgaggacagctgtagatttccttcttatcctcttcatcccagaagttgttaatacagctcatgcagtagctgtgtccacagggaatagtcaccggatccttcagtagatccaaacaGATGGAACAGCAGAATTTATCTCCGTCCAGCTGAGCTCCTTGCTGCGCCATTTCACCTCTCAGTAACaatgactgtctgagtttcaccTTCTGAGAAGTGAAACTAGTTTGAGCTCTGATCTAAACAGCATGTGCTGCTTCAGTAAATGTAGGCTGGCAGCTcaccacatgttggttacacccatcttcaaactgtagatctgaaggggaggcaacaaggaaatatgtggaccaatcagagcttgttgtgtttgagagcaggaagaagagggaggagtatCAAGCGTTGATTCATTCCAGGAAGAGGAGCGGTCTGAGAGAGATACTGAGTGTTTAACCCTTTTTATACAATGAAGCTCATATCTTATTTAAAAATACTGCTCACCTGCTTTGAATGAATTACTATTTCTATTCTTGCAGAGTGACTGTCatcaaatctcatgtttggagccaaaaaccaatgaatgtgtgtgtgtgtgtgtgtgtgtgtgtgtgtgtgtgtgtgtgtgtgtgtgtgtgtgtgtgtgtgtgtgtgtgtgtgtgtgtctaaagtctaaagtcacatgttccttcactcCAGAAGACGGTGGTTATCTTAGCTTGTTTTTGGAAATGGTGCCATAAAGTAAAGATAGTGATAAGATAGTAAACCTCTCTACTTGAAaccagatgaaaagaaggattttattcagtttataatttaataatttcatgacTGGGCCTGAtagagtttaaatatgtttcatttgctgttgttaatgttaaatattatagttttctTTAAGACTGAGTTTGAGTGAcaactaagaaaacttagaagcaacatgaatctttatcaaatatttattataaactattaatggtttaaaactagaataaacatttcaacttcttctgatgtttattctgattagactgaatgtagtttttcatatgtgtgtgttcacattatgATAAAATGATAGTAAATTACATCTGTACTAGAAAAGGTGGAGAAACTTTAACTGTGATggttcaataaatcaatcacagctgtcagaaacactaaaaactgttttaaatgtgagttaaaagaagataaatactgaaaattaatgtaaatataaaagtaattaCCTGAAATTGACAATAACATGCTGTTGTTTTACCTTCatcatgactgaacaaaacatcTTCACATCCAAACTTGAccaaatttaatgtttaaaactacttttccagtttttttaggCCTGTGTTAGAAATCCTCTTTATTGactgaatgtacaaataaaatctgcGTTAGTTAAAAGCAACGAGTGAtagaaagctctgctcatttctctgtgatgaagctgttttaatgattaaccAGAAAGTTCAGAGACTGACtgacaaacatgaactttgcactttgaatgagatcctgaaatgaagacagaagaaaatattgaatgattaaactttatttattgtgtaaagcttcagtttgttcacacatccaatcagtaaagtctgttaaatgactcttgttcaatgatttcatgttcagattcatttcaaccacacaatcaatcacagaatgtcagctatgtacaacaaCTTAATAAATGATCTACTTATTGATTAGTATCATGATTATTATAGTTTTATAACACTTAATAACACCTGATTTATATGTGACATTGGACAACATGCATAACTATGAATGTAAATgcaacaatacatttctttactgATTCACAAAGTCATGAGagcaaaatatgtttgataaaggaaggtctgatttttctctgttaagaccgatgagatggaaaagaaacaagagcacaaagtttcagtttccatgttgagaaaagcaagtttgtgtttctatatatgaagaaaatcatcatgagcagtgatagcctctctgctgaaacacacaagcaagaaagagcatcacataaagaaactcaaatatttacataacataacaacagatgagaagatgttaaagttgtccatcaaacttgattgacagctgatctctgtgcagCACAGAAACACCTCAGCAAAGAGCTCTCAGCAACAATGACAGAGACTAAATAACTGACTGTCCCTCAAATGACTTCTGACTATTTCACTTTATACAACTCAGCTGTGTCTCCATAAAAACCAAACCTaactccagcatagagaggatgagtgaatgtggtctggactctgtggagtagagtcatggtttcagagacgctgtagaaggacagaatacctgctctgtgatccaggtacactccgactctggaggaaacaggacctgagacgatagttttaatgttgttgaaccagaattcatattttttattgaaataatgTAAAGCCCAAGATTTTTCATTGAGTCCAAATGTACATTCATTTGAttctcctgctctgctgatattcttgtatgcgactgctacacgAACTCCGTACccgctccactccacctcccagtaacaacgtccagtcagactctctctactcaggacctgatgccatccagtgaatctgtctggatgactagaataagactgttgttgtcttgttagttctgcttttctgttcccctcagataataacagctctgtgtatgctgtgtatggatccagagtgatttcatgtgaatattttaagaactcagctctggtcttgggctctaattttggttctgacagtaaaacgtccacttcagtcactgtcagtgagatgtttgtccattcctccttcaggatgtcctgtagtttatctctgagctctgacacagctgctgtcacatcctcaaagtatctcagaggacggatattgatgctggatgagtcggtaggttcactgagttgtgacactgaggggtagttgtgtagaaactggttgtgatcctctgtgtgtgagagctgcttcagttcagcgtctttcctcttcagctcagtgatctcctgctgcagcttctcctgaagctctttgactccactcacttcagtttcctgctgggatctgatctgctgcttcacatcagagcttcttttctggaggagacggatcagctcagtgaagatcttctcactgtcctccactgctttatcagcagagcgactgacggcctccacctcctgttgaagcagcttcacatctttctctctgtcctggattctctgctggatgtttagtcgactcacctcgagctctctctgcctctcagtcctttctgctgcagctgggactgtgtcatggcctttatgttcatccatagtgcacagataacagatacacttcttatctgtacggcagaatatcttcatcacctcatcatgacgagagcagatgttctcctggaacGTCTCCGAGGGGTCGACCAACTTGTGTTTCTTAAATTTTGTTGAttcataatgaggctggaggtgtttctcacagtaagagacgagacacaccagacaggacttgagggctttcagcttcctcccagtgcagaaatcacaggacacatcttcaggtccagcatagcagagatcagcagcagcagcttggagtccagtcttcttcagctcctccactaattctgctaacatggtgttttttaccaggacaggcctcggtgtgaaggtctgtctgcactgaggacagctgtagatttccttcttatcctcttcatcccagaagttgttaatacagctcatgcagtagctgtgtccacagggaatagtcaccggatccttcagtagatccaaacaGATTGAACAGCAGAATTTAGCTCCGTCCAGCTGAGCTCCTTGCTGCGCCATTTCACCTCTCAGTAACaatgactgtctgagtttcactttctgaGAAGTGAAACTAGTCTGAGCTCTGATCTAAACAGTATGTGCTGCTTCAGTAAATGTCAGCTGACAGCTcaccacatgttggttacacccatcttcaaactgtagatctgaaggggagtgaacaaggaaatatgtgaaccaatcagagcttgttatgtttgagagcaggaagaagagggaggagttatCAAGCGTTGATTCATTCCAGGAAGAGGAGCCGTCAGAGAGATACTGAGTGTTTAACCCTTTTTATACAATGAAGCTCATATCTTATTTAAAAGCACTGCTCACCTGCTTTCTGGTGGCAAAGTAATGTTGGGAATTTGAGAGTGATCTAAAGAATTAACATTAATGAATCTATTGTCTACAgtgatatgtatatatataatctatagtTACTGGATCATGTGTTAATGGTGAACAACAGGAATTCATGGAACATCCTGCATTAAATCATCATGCATTAACTGTGATTTACTTAAATATGTGTTATGAAGCCTTATTAGAaatgttactgtatattttatgtgtcaccactacatttattgttttgtcccCATAAAGCAGTTAAGCAGAAACTTTGATTACTGGATGATGGTTTAATTATTGTTTCTACAGCATCTTTCTACagtgttactgtaaatgagacattatattttatatatttgcctgcaattatatatttgtttcatttagtcattttataaCTGTGTACTTGGTCTCTGAGTGATGTTATTTCTTGTTGCttctcattttgtcttttattttcttgtatttataTGCTACGTGAAACTTTTTGTAACATTTGTTGTGAATGGTGCGATAcaaatttttatatttattaatttattttattgcttaacAGTGGAATATATTTCCAACTCAGCACTTCTCCATTGTTCATGATCATTGCAGGATGACAGAAGTATTTATTCCAttaatcacagtgacatcagaaTAAATATCAGCCTATAAAACAGTCTGTTGCTGCAGAGCTGGTTGATTTTGGTTTAAAGACATTTGTTCATCTTGTCATTCACATAAAGATTCACAGAAACTTCCTGTAGCTGTAACAGATTCAGGttcacagataaaaacacagtcagaaaaCTACTTTAGTCAGCTTTCATTAAAAGGCAGCCATCCAAGCCCTGAACCTCCTGACAGTCCGGCATCTGAGGAAACAGGTTCAGCTCGTCTGATCCGTCCCAACACGCCTTTACAACACAGATCAGACGACACGTAGCccgacataaacacacagcactcaCAGCACGGCTGATACTCAGTCAGATCTACCATAAGATACCATAAAATGAACTCTATTGATCCATGAAGAGAAAGCGGGTCAATGCAGCAGACGTGAAGGAAAGAGTCTAAATAAGATTCAAATCAAAGTTGAAACAGGactaaaaatctgaataaaacaccagaaaataaaactattctCTTCTTATATTAATATCTTTTACAGCAGCAATTCTAGGATATATTACAGTTCATCAGCTGTTCATGTTGAGACTCAAACCCAACATGCAGTCTTAGGCAGTAGTAGCCAAACAGTGGTTCATGGACCAAATGTGGCCGCCCAATAAAGATATTTGTTGTCGTAACTAAAGCTGAGgtttcccccccccctcataGATGGCATCACTAGATAATGATGTAAACACTCAGGCTCATATAAATCCCAATAGATATGACTTGTTAATATCTTATATATTGAGCAGGTGATTAGTGTGATAATGACGTCATTTTGCTGATTTGTGGACAAcagatttgtgtcatttatggCACTTTGAAGTCATGAAGCGCTCTACCGTTGTGTGGATAAATCATGAATTAGTGCCTCGGGGCAAGAGGTGCtttgacttttggtgttgaaattccaatttttcccaaagttattcccaaaaaaatgggagatttctccattggaaatgaatgggaattttttgaaaaacttacaaattttcaccttttttcagagtcacctagctctctcatacttgcaggtagaaacgtgattcaaactttaaaacggaggacaacttgtgctctctcGAAGAATACCAAACTATtcttacataacatgtaaacttttcaaactatgagcagtcaaacgaggagtggaaatcactttttctacaaagttagagtggaagcgtcagttagcttgagtgtgagaagtagtaaaaaataaccttcattttcatttttaactcgagctcacagCCAAACCGtgaaaagtagaaaaataattttttgtcaaaatgtagacataggtgttgagattcataaaatgtgacgttgacaggcggggtctacactaaatttaaacggggggccgagaccggtggcaatacctgtctcgctccctaTTAACTCTAATGAAATcgtctttctaaaaaaaaagaatctcactctgtgttcacactgagcttactcgctcattttaaggaatatctgaataaaataaacactgtcagaatctgccggcttctgtgtctctcacggtgttttcggtttttggacaggagttacggttttctcactgtttgcaattgttcaggaccttgtcagaagccaaattcttcagaatgtTGAGAAtattttccaagcagattcgcaaatcgccgtagcaaccgtagggccttaactgccccttagcaaccgtagggccttagctgcccttagcaacctgtcgctgggcagaaactgagctcactttttgtgattggctaattctacctgtctgtctgttttgccagttaactgaggtagcggccgagctagtatt is a genomic window containing:
- the LOC128369786 gene encoding E3 ubiquitin/ISG15 ligase TRIM25-like translates to MAQQGAQLDGAKFCCSICLDLLKDPVTIPCGHSYCMSCINNFWDEEDKKEIYSCPQCRQTFTPRPVLVKNTMLAELVEELKKTGLQAAAADLCYAGPEDVSCDFCTGRKLKALKSCLVCLVSYCEKHLQPHYESTKFKKHKLVDPSETFQENICSRHDEVMKIFCRTDKKCICYLCTMDEHKGHDTVPAAAERTERQRELEVSRLNIQQRIQDREKDVKLLQQEVEAVSRSADKAVEDSEKIFTELIRLLQKRSSDVKQQIRSQQETEVSGVKELQEKLQQEITELKRKDAELKQLSHTEDHNQFLHNYPSVSQLSEPTDSSSINIRPLRYFEDVTAAVSELRDKLQDILKEEWTNISLTVTEVDVLLSEPKLEPKTRAEFLKYSHEITLDPYTAYTELLLSEGNRKAELTRQQQSYSSHPDRFTGWHQVLSRESLTGRCYWEVEWSGYGVRVAVAYKNISRAGESNECTFGLNEKSWALHYFNKKYEFWFNNIKTIVSGPVSSRVGVYLDHRAGILSFYSVSETMTLLHRVQTTFTHPLYAGVRFGFYGDTAELYKVKLRQSLLLRGEMAQQGAQLDGDKFCCSICLDLLKDPVTIPCGHSYCMSCINNFWDEEDKKEIYSCPQCRQTFTPRPVLVKNTMLADLVEELKKTGFQSADAGLCYAGPEDVACDVCTGRKLKALKSCLTCLMSYCENHLQSHFESTKLKKHKLVEPSEKLQENICSRHDEVMKIFCRTDKKCICYLCTMDEHKGHDTVPAAAERTERQRELEVSRLNIQQRIQDREKDVKLLQQEVEAVSRSADKAVEDSEKTFAELIRLLQKRSSDVKQQIRSQQETEVNRVKELQEKLQQEITELKRKDAELKQLSHTEDHNQFLHNYPSVSQLSEPTDSSSINIRPLRYFEDVTAAVSELRDKLQDVLKEKWTNISLTVTEVDVLLSESKSEPKTRAGFLRYSHEITLDPNTAHTQLLLSDGNRKAERVSRQQSYSSHPDRFTVYQQVLSRESLTGRCYWEVELRGAVRVAVAYKNISRAGNSNECKFGRNDKSWAFYCDNYKYELWFNNISTPVSGPRSSRVGVYLDHRAGILSFYRVSETMTLLHRVQTTFTQPLYAGLKIYSFGDTAELCKVK